The following proteins are co-located in the Maridesulfovibrio sp. genome:
- the tssG gene encoding type VI secretion system baseplate subunit TssG encodes MDCDDRKPSSSVTGKLFNTPTGYSFFQAIRLLRLHSHYCTGKDLEEFYRDHLRVRPQLSLGFPATDLTDIEQKEGEDGDLYHLESTFLGLYGASSPLPVFYTEELLAEASEDKSVTRDFLNIINNNAYIQFFRAWSRSRLMIKAVDEQDHSWLERLDSLLGFGHYKAFSHVPPECRRYRHIGLLTQYPHSALGLETLLKDSLQHAKIHIEQCVLRKVKIPEDQRFCLGESSNTLGERSWVGEELEDRNSKFAVHLQGLDSARFHRLLPGAEGGDKLDNLVRGYLVEPFKYDLVLEMKPGEANTAVLGGDQWSGLGCDTWIFAGEHLEHAKASFSNKGGHIHERYEA; translated from the coding sequence GTGGACTGCGATGATCGGAAACCGTCCTCTTCTGTAACCGGAAAACTGTTCAATACACCGACAGGTTATTCTTTTTTTCAGGCCATCCGTCTGCTGCGGCTGCATTCGCACTATTGCACGGGCAAGGACCTTGAAGAATTCTATCGTGATCACCTGCGGGTGCGTCCGCAGCTGTCCCTAGGCTTTCCGGCAACCGATCTGACCGACATTGAGCAGAAAGAGGGTGAAGACGGCGATCTGTATCATCTCGAATCCACTTTTCTGGGACTCTACGGGGCCTCATCACCGCTCCCGGTTTTTTATACAGAGGAATTGCTGGCTGAGGCTTCGGAAGACAAGTCTGTCACCCGCGATTTTCTGAATATTATTAACAACAACGCCTACATACAATTTTTTCGGGCTTGGAGCCGTTCAAGGCTGATGATTAAGGCCGTGGATGAGCAGGATCATTCATGGCTGGAGCGTTTGGACAGCCTGCTCGGGTTCGGTCACTACAAGGCTTTTTCCCATGTCCCTCCCGAGTGTCGTCGTTATCGCCATATCGGACTTTTAACCCAATATCCGCATAGTGCTCTGGGCCTTGAAACCCTGCTCAAGGATTCTTTGCAGCATGCAAAAATCCATATTGAGCAATGCGTGTTGCGCAAGGTGAAAATTCCCGAAGACCAGCGCTTTTGCCTTGGAGAAAGCTCGAACACGCTAGGCGAGCGGTCATGGGTCGGAGAGGAGCTGGAAGACCGCAACAGCAAATTCGCGGTACATTTGCAGGGGCTTGATTCAGCTCGTTTTCACAGGCTGCTGCCCGGTGCCGAGGGCGGGGATAAGTTGGATAATCTGGTGCGCGGTTATCTGGTGGAGCCGTTCAAATATGATCTGGTCCTTGAAATGAAACCCGGGGAAGCCAACACTGCAGTCCTCGGCGGAGATCAGTGGTCAGGTCTGGGATGCGACACATGGATTTTTGCCGGGGAGCATCTGGAACATGCAAAAGCGTCTTTTTCCAATAAAGGCGGACACATTCATGAGAGGTATGAAGCATGA
- the tssB gene encoding type VI secretion system contractile sheath small subunit — translation MAKEGSVAPKERVNIVYKPDTGDAKEEVELPLKLLVVGDFTQKDDDRMVEDRDPVNIDKDNFNEVLKAQDLELNMGVEDKLGSDPDAQMAVKLKFESLKDFDPDRIIKQVPELQKLMELREALKALKSPLSNVPEFRKKVQELVKDDGAREKLLKELGIE, via the coding sequence ATGGCTAAAGAAGGTTCCGTAGCTCCAAAAGAGCGGGTCAATATTGTCTACAAGCCTGATACCGGAGACGCCAAGGAAGAGGTCGAGCTTCCTCTCAAATTGCTGGTGGTCGGTGATTTCACCCAGAAAGATGATGACCGCATGGTCGAGGACCGTGATCCGGTAAACATCGACAAGGATAATTTCAACGAAGTGCTCAAGGCGCAGGATCTTGAACTGAACATGGGCGTTGAGGACAAGCTTGGCAGCGATCCCGACGCGCAGATGGCGGTCAAGCTCAAGTTTGAAAGCCTCAAGGATTTCGATCCGGACCGGATCATTAAGCAGGTTCCTGAATTGCAAAAGCTCATGGAACTCCGAGAAGCCCTGAAGGCCCTGAAGAGTCCGCTCTCCAATGTGCCGGAATTCAGGAAGAAGGTGCAGGAACTTGTCAAAGATGACGGTGCACGCGAAAAGCTGCTCAAAGAACTTGGAATCGAGTAA
- a CDS encoding type VI secretion system tip protein TssI/VgrG, giving the protein MADSSKPKFVFESKGADKNTFSVVRFKGTEGLSTIYRFSIMLISEKNDLDIGSILQNPAEFNIKRDDGDIPFKGMLSSFEQLHQAGKYCFYRAELVPKLWWATLTHCNQIFLNENAQGFLGDVLKKAGLKEGLNFDFKLQGSYPSWEYICQYDESHFNFVSRWMERDGMYYYFEQTDQGEKMVITDTHIAHSPMKEGTSLTYSPPSNLDHTHRDEIVKNFMLKQQPLPKKVLLKDYNYRKPSLEMKAEALVSQQGMGEIYIYGEHFKTPGEGNTLAQIRAQEFLCREKVFHGVSTVPYIRTGYIFELKDHYRQDFNQRYLTTEVVHEGSQEAYLVSGLGLNLAEDADRLYYRNSFTCIPANTQFRAERKAVKPKFAGTINAKVDASGSGQYAELDGEGRYKVIMPFDESGRSGGKATTWLRMAQPYGGSNHGMHFPLHKGTEVLITCVEGDPDRPIIQSAAPNPENPSLVKDANQTKCIIVTGGQNLFHIQDKQGSEGMHLKTPKDNTYVRLGSAAAEPAGSSSSMTEEKVKQIADEEIEAKKKEESLALSTEGNIKINGKNIASYILGNESKVVLGFSQLVNIGNDTKFFGALKEDIVVGMETGIKLALLNEITATKNGLVLGTALKAETEREELIADHHRMNIDMTKLNATCAEINGDLSTIREAHTNLAMDFDDLKGATAQLAGEASKLAGQVEEVWGEMDTVAGNLTHLCGEVTALAGEDNKIVGVMAKSIGDSTKLIGTSSNVTAETSQISGEMNNIAGLINNI; this is encoded by the coding sequence ATGGCAGATTCTTCCAAGCCCAAATTTGTGTTTGAGTCCAAGGGTGCGGATAAGAACACCTTCAGCGTGGTCCGGTTCAAGGGAACAGAAGGCCTATCGACCATTTATCGTTTCAGCATCATGTTGATTTCGGAAAAGAATGATCTCGATATCGGTTCCATTCTCCAGAACCCTGCGGAATTTAACATTAAGCGTGATGACGGAGATATTCCGTTTAAAGGCATGCTCAGTTCCTTTGAACAGCTTCATCAGGCCGGGAAGTACTGCTTTTACCGTGCAGAACTTGTTCCCAAGCTCTGGTGGGCTACCCTGACCCATTGCAATCAGATTTTCCTGAATGAAAATGCTCAGGGATTCTTGGGTGACGTACTCAAGAAGGCCGGACTTAAGGAAGGACTGAACTTTGATTTCAAACTTCAAGGTTCTTATCCCTCATGGGAGTATATCTGCCAGTATGATGAATCCCATTTTAATTTTGTCTCCCGCTGGATGGAACGGGACGGCATGTACTATTACTTTGAGCAGACTGATCAGGGCGAGAAGATGGTCATTACCGATACCCATATCGCCCATTCACCCATGAAGGAAGGCACGAGCCTTACCTATTCTCCGCCCAGCAATCTTGATCACACCCATCGTGATGAGATCGTTAAGAATTTCATGCTCAAACAGCAGCCTTTGCCTAAGAAAGTGCTGCTCAAGGATTACAACTACCGTAAGCCCAGCCTTGAAATGAAGGCTGAGGCCCTCGTCTCCCAGCAGGGGATGGGCGAAATCTACATTTACGGTGAACATTTTAAAACCCCGGGTGAAGGAAATACGCTGGCCCAGATCAGGGCGCAGGAGTTCCTTTGCCGTGAAAAAGTATTCCACGGTGTGTCCACAGTTCCTTATATCCGTACCGGATACATTTTCGAGTTGAAGGATCATTACCGTCAGGATTTCAACCAGCGTTATCTGACTACGGAAGTTGTGCACGAGGGCAGCCAGGAAGCTTATCTTGTTTCCGGTCTGGGGTTGAATCTCGCTGAAGACGCGGATCGTCTTTACTATCGCAATTCATTCACCTGTATACCAGCGAACACACAGTTCCGTGCCGAGCGCAAGGCGGTGAAGCCGAAGTTTGCAGGAACCATCAATGCAAAAGTCGATGCCTCGGGCAGCGGGCAGTATGCCGAGCTGGACGGAGAGGGCCGTTACAAGGTTATCATGCCTTTTGACGAATCCGGGCGCAGCGGCGGCAAGGCCACAACATGGTTGCGTATGGCCCAGCCTTACGGCGGTTCCAACCACGGTATGCATTTCCCGTTGCATAAAGGCACTGAAGTGCTGATCACATGCGTAGAGGGAGATCCGGACCGGCCCATTATTCAGTCTGCGGCTCCCAATCCGGAAAACCCCAGTCTGGTCAAGGATGCCAATCAGACCAAGTGCATTATCGTTACCGGAGGCCAGAACCTGTTCCATATTCAGGATAAGCAGGGCAGTGAGGGTATGCACCTCAAAACTCCTAAAGATAACACTTATGTGCGGCTTGGCTCAGCTGCTGCGGAACCTGCAGGCAGCTCCAGTTCCATGACTGAAGAAAAGGTAAAGCAGATAGCTGACGAAGAGATTGAAGCTAAAAAGAAAGAGGAAAGTCTGGCTCTTTCCACCGAGGGTAATATTAAAATCAACGGTAAGAACATTGCCAGCTATATTCTCGGCAATGAAAGCAAAGTTGTGCTCGGATTTTCGCAGCTTGTAAATATCGGTAACGATACCAAATTCTTCGGTGCTCTTAAGGAAGATATCGTTGTCGGCATGGAGACCGGGATAAAGCTCGCCTTACTCAATGAGATTACTGCAACCAAAAATGGGCTGGTACTTGGTACTGCCCTCAAGGCTGAAACAGAGCGTGAAGAATTAATCGCAGACCATCACCGGATGAACATAGACATGACCAAGCTGAACGCTACTTGTGCTGAAATTAATGGTGATTTGAGCACTATCCGTGAGGCGCATACGAACTTGGCCATGGATTTTGATGACTTGAAAGGAGCAACCGCACAGCTGGCGGGGGAAGCCAGCAAGCTTGCCGGACAGGTTGAAGAGGTTTGGGGCGAGATGGATACCGTTGCCGGTAACCTGACTCATCTCTGCGGAGAAGTAACTGCCTTGGCCGGTGAAGATAATAAAATTGTCGGAGTGATGGCTAAGAGTATCGGTGATTCTACGAAGCTGATCGGGACATCCTCCAATGTAACAGCGGAGACAAGCCAGATTTCAGGCGAGATGAATAATATTGCAGGACTGATCAACAATATCTAG
- the tssH gene encoding type VI secretion system ATPase TssH yields the protein MINVDIRNLLSKLDTFCTNALHNAAGLSVSLSNYEVSVEHFFIKCVEEVNSDLPLIFRQYGVETPRITAALTDVLQDFKTGNSGKPVFSPMLLELFEDAWLISSVELGETRIRSGAVLLAFLGKPNFYASGNYADLFSAINRETLLKEFWTVTKGSVEYKMPAAAPGGSSAPAKGEGGFIERFCIDFTAKAREGGIDPVFGRDPEMRQMVDILARRRKNNPILVGEPGVGKTAVIEGLALRITEGDVPEILSDVTLLGLDMGLLEAGAGMKGEFENRLKGVIDEIKSSETPIILFIDEAHTLVGAGGSAGGADAANLLKPALARGELKTCAATTWTEYKKYFEKDPALARRFQLVKLGEPSVDTSTIILRGLRESYEKAHNVIIRDDANVAAAVYSDRYIAGRFLPDKAIDLLDTTCARVKVNLSAKPGRLEDCQRVVQALEREKKAVDRDRSNAVEVDEEHYKELLAKIEAKNVEAAEISEKWLKEKDAAHAVLDVRAQIQDARSADPVDEDALAKLKEDLDKADAALVELQGDDPMVQIEVTPDLVGRVVSDWTGIPVGKMARDEAATVADLDDKLQIRIKGQDQGLASIAEVIRASKAGIKNPDQPIGVFLLVGPSGVGKTETGLSLADLLFGDERSVVTVNMSEFQEKHTVSRLIGSPPGYVGYGEGGMLTEAVRRQPYSVVLLDEVEKAHLDVMNTFYQVFDKGVLTDGEGKDINFRNTILILTSNLGTDVIQEMTASLDPGDEMPMDAVLSAVRPLLSQHFKPALLARMNVVPYFSLNPEAMKMITKLKLGKLEKMLLANNKMKLSYDDSVVDQIAARCTEVETGARNIEYILNGNVLPKMSKEILMHMTEGGMPAAVHLGVDEDGSFNMEFSAE from the coding sequence ATGATCAATGTAGACATAAGAAATCTTCTTTCAAAGCTGGACACCTTCTGCACCAATGCATTGCACAACGCAGCAGGCTTAAGTGTTTCGCTCAGCAATTATGAAGTTTCAGTGGAGCATTTTTTCATAAAATGTGTTGAGGAAGTGAACAGCGATCTGCCGCTTATTTTTCGTCAATACGGCGTGGAAACCCCGCGTATTACCGCTGCCCTTACGGATGTGCTGCAGGATTTCAAGACCGGAAATTCCGGCAAGCCCGTATTTTCGCCCATGCTGCTGGAGCTTTTTGAAGATGCATGGCTCATATCTTCGGTGGAACTGGGGGAAACCCGCATTCGTTCCGGTGCGGTGCTCTTGGCTTTTCTGGGTAAACCGAATTTTTATGCTTCCGGCAATTACGCTGATCTGTTTTCAGCCATTAACCGAGAGACCCTGCTTAAGGAATTCTGGACGGTAACCAAGGGATCGGTGGAATATAAAATGCCTGCAGCCGCGCCAGGAGGATCATCCGCACCAGCCAAGGGCGAGGGTGGATTCATAGAGCGGTTCTGCATTGATTTCACAGCCAAGGCCCGTGAAGGCGGCATTGATCCGGTTTTCGGGAGGGACCCGGAAATGCGCCAGATGGTGGATATCCTTGCCCGCCGCCGCAAAAATAACCCTATCCTTGTTGGTGAACCGGGGGTGGGCAAGACTGCAGTTATCGAAGGTCTGGCTCTGCGTATCACTGAAGGTGATGTGCCGGAAATTTTAAGCGACGTAACCTTGCTCGGTCTGGACATGGGCCTTCTGGAAGCCGGAGCCGGAATGAAGGGTGAGTTCGAGAACCGTCTCAAGGGCGTAATTGATGAAATCAAATCCAGTGAGACCCCGATCATTCTGTTCATTGATGAAGCGCACACTCTTGTGGGTGCCGGAGGTTCCGCCGGGGGCGCGGACGCCGCCAATCTGCTCAAGCCGGCACTTGCCCGCGGGGAGTTGAAAACCTGCGCCGCCACCACTTGGACTGAGTACAAGAAATATTTTGAAAAGGACCCGGCCCTTGCCCGCCGCTTCCAACTGGTCAAGCTGGGTGAACCGTCAGTTGATACTTCGACCATAATCCTGCGCGGTTTACGCGAAAGTTATGAAAAGGCCCACAACGTGATCATCCGTGATGATGCCAACGTGGCAGCCGCAGTTTATTCGGACCGGTACATTGCCGGACGTTTTCTGCCGGATAAGGCCATTGATCTGCTGGATACAACCTGTGCGCGGGTGAAGGTTAATCTCTCGGCCAAACCCGGAAGGCTGGAGGATTGCCAGCGCGTGGTGCAGGCTCTTGAACGCGAAAAGAAGGCCGTGGATCGGGACCGCAGTAACGCGGTTGAGGTGGACGAAGAGCATTACAAGGAGTTGCTGGCCAAGATTGAAGCAAAGAATGTTGAGGCCGCAGAAATCAGCGAAAAATGGCTCAAGGAAAAGGATGCCGCCCATGCTGTTCTGGATGTGCGGGCGCAGATTCAGGACGCTCGCAGCGCTGATCCTGTAGACGAAGACGCTCTTGCCAAGCTTAAAGAAGATTTGGACAAGGCCGATGCCGCATTAGTTGAACTTCAGGGTGATGATCCCATGGTCCAGATTGAGGTAACCCCCGATCTGGTGGGCCGAGTTGTTTCCGACTGGACCGGAATTCCGGTAGGCAAGATGGCCCGTGACGAAGCCGCGACCGTTGCGGACCTTGATGATAAACTTCAAATTCGCATTAAGGGACAGGATCAGGGGCTTGCCTCCATTGCCGAGGTCATCCGTGCTTCCAAGGCCGGAATCAAGAACCCGGATCAACCCATCGGAGTTTTCCTGCTGGTAGGTCCCTCCGGTGTGGGTAAGACCGAGACCGGACTTTCCTTGGCGGATTTACTTTTCGGCGATGAACGTTCCGTGGTTACCGTTAATATGAGTGAATTTCAGGAGAAGCATACCGTATCAAGGCTGATCGGTTCGCCTCCGGGTTATGTCGGTTATGGTGAAGGCGGCATGCTTACCGAGGCTGTACGCCGTCAGCCATATTCTGTTGTCCTGCTGGATGAGGTGGAAAAGGCCCATCTGGATGTGATGAACACCTTCTATCAGGTTTTTGACAAGGGTGTGCTCACCGATGGCGAAGGGAAGGATATCAATTTCAGGAATACCATCCTTATCCTGACCTCCAACCTCGGCACGGATGTCATTCAGGAAATGACCGCCAGCCTTGATCCGGGGGACGAAATGCCCATGGACGCTGTGCTTTCCGCTGTACGACCTCTCCTTTCCCAGCATTTTAAACCCGCGTTGCTGGCTCGTATGAACGTGGTGCCTTACTTCAGCCTCAACCCTGAAGCCATGAAGATGATCACCAAGCTCAAGCTGGGCAAGCTGGAAAAAATGCTTCTTGCCAACAACAAGATGAAGCTGAGTTATGATGATTCAGTGGTGGATCAGATTGCGGCCCGTTGTACCGAGGTGGAAACCGGAGCGAGGAATATCGAATATATCCTGAACGGCAATGTTCTGCCGAAGATGTCCAAGGAAATTCTGATGCATATGACAGAGGGCGGCATGCCTGCGGCAGTGCATCTGGGCGTGGATGAAGACGGTTCCTTTAACATGGAATTTTCCGCTGAATAA
- a CDS encoding Hcp family type VI secretion system effector, protein MALTSYMKVTGKTQGQIKGDCTQTGDKKDTMLIYALDHNVEIPKDTHTGLPTGQRIHKPFTVTKHVDNASPKLAQACCKGEQLTVEIDHYHIDPTGIEKKYYTIKMEEAIIVNLHSYKPMTFLPDNKGYHDMEDVSFTYSKITWTYADGNIEYTDDWKSS, encoded by the coding sequence ATGGCACTTACTTCGTATATGAAAGTAACAGGAAAGACTCAGGGACAGATCAAGGGTGATTGCACCCAGACCGGCGATAAAAAAGATACCATGCTTATCTATGCGTTGGATCACAACGTGGAAATCCCCAAGGATACCCACACCGGACTGCCCACCGGCCAGCGTATCCACAAACCGTTCACTGTGACCAAGCACGTGGACAACGCCTCTCCCAAACTCGCTCAGGCCTGCTGTAAGGGTGAGCAGCTCACCGTTGAAATTGATCATTACCACATCGATCCAACCGGAATTGAAAAGAAATATTACACCATCAAGATGGAAGAGGCGATTATCGTCAACCTGCACAGCTACAAGCCTATGACTTTCCTGCCCGACAATAAGGGTTACCATGACATGGAAGATGTCAGCTTTACCTATTCCAAGATCACTTGGACCTATGCTGACGGCAATATCGAATACACTGACGATTGGAAATCCAGCTAA
- the tssE gene encoding type VI secretion system baseplate subunit TssE, whose protein sequence is MTTQRLLERIRFMEEDPDWRDSADPSQVVKSVLDYLRMILNTRQGNAQIAPDFGVPDFTSMIGATGLDAVRSIEESMTEVILKYEPRLANVHIEFVPMEDNPLALHFKLQAKLALEGQDMPVVFETVLDPDGQISVKDN, encoded by the coding sequence TTGACCACTCAGCGACTTCTTGAACGTATCCGTTTTATGGAAGAGGACCCGGATTGGCGCGATTCTGCCGATCCGAGTCAGGTGGTCAAGTCTGTGCTCGATTATCTGCGCATGATCCTCAATACCCGTCAGGGTAATGCCCAGATCGCGCCGGATTTCGGGGTACCGGACTTTACGTCCATGATCGGGGCCACCGGGCTGGATGCCGTTCGTTCCATTGAGGAATCCATGACCGAGGTCATCCTCAAGTATGAACCCCGGCTGGCAAACGTTCACATAGAATTCGTCCCCATGGAGGATAACCCGCTGGCCCTGCATTTTAAGTTACAAGCTAAACTGGCCTTAGAAGGCCAAGACATGCCCGTAGTGTTCGAGACGGTACTCGATCCGGACGGCCAGATTTCAGTGAAAGATAATTAA
- the tssC gene encoding type VI secretion system contractile sheath large subunit codes for MAEEKLEQQQAEQSTAEVSLLDDIVEATKLKPEDEAYSVTKAGLQAFLEEMVKPERAGAKVSGNLVDDMLAHIDEKLSAQMDSIIHNKEFQKMESSWRSLKFLVDRTDFRENVRIQMMNVSKEDLLDDFDDAPEITKSGLYKQAYTAEYGQFGGQPFGAIVGNYDFGPGPQDMKLLQYTASVSSMAHAPFIAAAGPDFFGIEKWSELPNLKDLKSIFEMPQYAKWNSFRESDDARNVGLTLPKFLLRLPYGPETLPAKSFNYQESVTDGDDDFCWGNTAFAFASKLTDSFAKYRWCANIIGPQGGGAVEDLPLYQYEAMGAVQTKIPTQVLLSERREFELAEEGFIGLTMRKGSDNAAFFSANSCQKPKFFGTSKEGKEAELNYKLSTQLPYMMIMDRLAHYIKVIQRENIGTWKERGDLERELNTWISQYVTEMDNPAPSVRSRRPLRMAKIEVSDVEGDPGWYQVSLKARPHFKYMGASFTLSLVGKLEKE; via the coding sequence ATGGCAGAAGAAAAACTTGAACAACAGCAGGCTGAGCAGTCAACAGCCGAAGTTTCGCTTCTTGATGACATCGTGGAGGCAACCAAGCTCAAGCCCGAAGACGAAGCTTATTCCGTAACCAAGGCTGGCTTGCAGGCTTTCCTTGAAGAAATGGTCAAACCTGAGCGCGCGGGAGCCAAGGTTTCCGGCAATCTTGTTGACGATATGCTGGCCCATATTGACGAAAAACTATCCGCTCAGATGGACAGCATTATTCACAACAAGGAATTCCAGAAAATGGAATCCTCATGGCGGTCACTCAAGTTTCTGGTGGACCGCACCGATTTTCGGGAAAATGTACGTATCCAGATGATGAACGTCTCCAAAGAAGATTTGCTGGATGATTTTGACGATGCCCCGGAAATCACCAAATCCGGTCTCTATAAACAGGCCTACACCGCAGAATATGGTCAGTTCGGTGGACAGCCCTTTGGAGCCATCGTCGGTAATTACGATTTCGGTCCCGGACCGCAGGATATGAAGCTGTTGCAATACACCGCATCGGTTTCATCCATGGCGCATGCACCATTTATTGCCGCAGCAGGACCGGATTTCTTCGGCATTGAAAAGTGGAGCGAACTGCCTAATCTTAAGGATCTTAAATCCATTTTTGAGATGCCGCAGTATGCTAAGTGGAACTCCTTCCGCGAATCGGACGATGCACGCAATGTTGGGCTGACCCTGCCCAAATTCCTGCTCCGTCTTCCCTATGGTCCGGAAACGCTTCCGGCCAAGAGTTTCAATTATCAAGAATCCGTTACAGACGGTGATGATGATTTCTGCTGGGGCAACACTGCATTCGCATTCGCTTCCAAGCTGACAGATTCGTTTGCCAAGTACCGCTGGTGCGCAAATATCATCGGTCCTCAGGGCGGCGGGGCAGTGGAAGATCTGCCTCTCTACCAGTATGAGGCCATGGGCGCGGTTCAAACCAAGATTCCAACACAGGTGCTCCTCTCGGAGCGCAGGGAATTTGAACTTGCCGAGGAAGGTTTTATCGGCCTGACCATGCGTAAGGGTAGTGATAATGCGGCTTTCTTCTCAGCCAACTCCTGCCAGAAGCCGAAATTCTTCGGTACCAGCAAGGAAGGTAAGGAAGCCGAGCTCAACTACAAGCTCTCCACCCAACTGCCATACATGATGATCATGGACCGTCTGGCTCATTATATCAAAGTTATCCAGCGCGAAAATATCGGCACATGGAAGGAACGTGGCGATCTTGAGCGCGAACTTAATACGTGGATTTCCCAGTATGTCACCGAGATGGACAATCCGGCACCAAGTGTGCGCAGCCGCCGTCCCTTGCGTATGGCCAAGATCGAGGTCAGCGATGTGGAAGGCGATCCCGGCTGGTATCAGGTTTCCCTGAAGGCCCGTCCGCACTTCAAGTACATGGGTGCATCCTTCACCCTTTCATTGGTGGGCAAGCTGGAGAAGGAATAG
- the tssF gene encoding type VI secretion system baseplate subunit TssF — protein MIEKYYQRELSHLRELAVEFSKTHPALAPMLTGPGADPDVERLLEGSAFLSGMINQKLDDEFPEIVHGLVQLIFPHYLRPIPSTTIVKFTPKPSLMESIRVPAGAQIGSIPVSGMSCIFSTTYDVDLHPLSITDVELVKSAGTSGSLIISLELNGLPLEEWDNSSLHFHLTGDAASASMRYKYLFNYIRGIQVSGEDGSLCVLGKSNFKAVGFEDDEALLPYPSQSFPGYRILQEYFILPEKFLFFEITGLENWRNRGSSGKFKIVLELEKVPQTFDRFTKDDLCLFATPAINLFKRDAEPVILDHKRPEYQVRPSGDSGGDYQVYSVDNVVGYIQGTVEEKPYKPFHMFNPQAGEMPVYTVHHRRSPVRDKTDIFVSVAYPAQGEEPMTETLSMALTCTNGTLPEKLRYGDINKPTGTSPELASFENIRQPTSPVQPPLGRNLLWRLLSHLYLNYLSVADMESLRAMVKLYIFTDTRDRSSVVANTKRVEAISGMEVSEGDRLVRGLVMRGREIRMSLSCDGFANSGDLYLFSSVMNRFFSGYASVNCFTRLTVEDTLNKEIYKWTAMIGNRPLL, from the coding sequence ATGATCGAAAAGTATTATCAGAGGGAATTGAGTCATTTGCGCGAACTTGCGGTGGAATTCTCCAAGACCCATCCCGCGCTAGCTCCCATGCTGACCGGACCGGGTGCTGATCCTGACGTGGAACGGCTTCTGGAGGGTTCGGCTTTTTTGTCCGGCATGATCAACCAGAAGCTGGACGATGAATTTCCTGAGATAGTGCACGGTCTGGTGCAGCTGATTTTCCCGCATTATTTACGGCCCATCCCTTCGACAACTATTGTTAAATTTACTCCTAAGCCGAGCCTGATGGAAAGCATTCGGGTTCCTGCCGGAGCGCAGATCGGATCAATTCCGGTCAGCGGAATGTCATGTATCTTTTCAACTACTTATGATGTGGACTTGCATCCGCTTTCCATCACTGATGTGGAGCTGGTCAAAAGCGCAGGAACCTCCGGTTCCTTGATCATCAGTTTGGAATTGAACGGTCTTCCGCTGGAAGAGTGGGATAATTCCAGCCTGCACTTCCACCTGACCGGAGACGCGGCCTCAGCCTCAATGCGCTATAAGTATTTGTTTAATTATATCCGTGGTATTCAGGTCAGCGGCGAGGACGGAAGCTTGTGCGTACTTGGGAAGAGCAATTTCAAGGCAGTCGGCTTTGAAGATGACGAAGCTCTGCTGCCTTATCCTTCGCAATCCTTTCCGGGCTACAGGATTCTGCAGGAATATTTCATCCTGCCGGAAAAATTCCTTTTTTTCGAGATAACCGGACTGGAGAACTGGCGTAACCGGGGAAGCAGCGGAAAATTCAAGATAGTTCTGGAGCTGGAAAAGGTTCCGCAGACTTTTGACCGTTTTACTAAAGATGATCTTTGCCTGTTTGCCACCCCGGCAATTAACTTGTTCAAACGTGATGCCGAACCAGTGATTCTGGACCATAAACGCCCGGAATATCAGGTCCGTCCATCAGGTGATTCCGGTGGAGATTATCAGGTCTACTCAGTGGATAACGTGGTCGGGTATATTCAGGGCACTGTAGAGGAAAAGCCGTACAAACCATTCCATATGTTTAACCCGCAGGCCGGGGAAATGCCTGTCTATACGGTGCACCACCGCCGTTCTCCGGTACGGGATAAAACGGATATTTTTGTTTCCGTGGCTTATCCGGCGCAGGGCGAGGAGCCTATGACCGAAACATTATCCATGGCCTTGACCTGCACCAACGGAACTCTGCCAGAAAAGCTGCGTTACGGGGATATCAACAAGCCTACCGGAACTTCGCCGGAGCTGGCTTCATTTGAAAATATCCGCCAGCCCACCTCCCCGGTACAGCCTCCGCTGGGACGGAACCTGCTCTGGCGGCTGCTGTCGCATCTCTATCTCAATTATCTTTCTGTTGCGGATATGGAAAGCCTGCGGGCTATGGTCAAACTTTATATCTTTACTGATACCCGGGATCGCAGTTCAGTAGTGGCCAATACCAAACGTGTTGAAGCTATTTCCGGCATGGAGGTCAGTGAGGGAGACCGTCTGGTGCGCGGACTGGTCATGCGCGGACGGGAGATCAGGATGTCGCTCAGCTGCGACGGATTTGCCAACAGCGGCGATCTCTATCTGTTCAGCTCGGTGATGAACCGCTTTTTTTCCGGCTATGCCTCGGTCAATTGTTTTACCCGGCTGACTGTTGAGGACACCTTAAACAAGGAGATCTACAAGTGGACTGCGATGATCGGAAACCGTCCTCTTCTGTAA